From Chryseobacterium sp. IHB B 17019, one genomic window encodes:
- a CDS encoding GNAT family N-acetyltransferase, which yields MERTEVVLANVRGEVQLFSDDNKAGKMDISVIGKKLTVYHTEVNPEYEGRGFAKLLLERLVSYARENDLKIVPLCPYVHAQFKRHPEEFNDVWLKEGE from the coding sequence ATGGAAAGAACAGAAGTGGTTTTAGCAAACGTAAGAGGTGAAGTTCAACTTTTCTCGGACGATAACAAAGCTGGTAAAATGGATATTTCAGTAATCGGAAAAAAATTAACTGTTTACCACACAGAAGTTAATCCTGAATACGAAGGCAGAGGTTTCGCGAAATTATTACTGGAAAGACTGGTTTCCTACGCAAGAGAAAACGACTTGAAAATTGTACCGTTGTGTCCATATGTTCACGCACAATTCAAGCGTCATCCGGAAGAATTTAATGATGTTTGGTTGAAAGAAGGAGAATAA
- a CDS encoding methionine ABC transporter ATP-binding protein, with the protein MIEIKNISKTFHQNKQSFKALDNVTLNVEQGDIVGIIGFSGAGKSTLIRTVNLLEKPDSGEIIINGKDFTKLNTKQLAKERKKIGMIFQHFNLLSSRTVFENIALPLELDNTNKSEINKKVNELLKIVGLEEKANDYPRSLSGGQKQRVAIARALANDPYLLLCDEATSALDPATTQSILQLLRDINQKLGITILLITHEMEVIKSICNHVAVIDKGKLLIKGTLSDIISNKDHPIIKQFLNSRVMTIPQELNKKLQKEPQDGLFPLIEVELNENLSVEDLLSIVYDKYKIPYKILKADVEYLGEANFGKLLLQLQGEDEENQQAIYYFNQNKIQNTVRGYA; encoded by the coding sequence ATGATAGAGATAAAGAATATTTCAAAAACTTTTCATCAAAATAAACAGTCTTTTAAAGCACTGGACAATGTAACCCTGAATGTTGAGCAGGGTGACATTGTAGGAATCATCGGGTTTTCCGGAGCGGGAAAAAGTACATTAATCCGGACGGTAAATCTTCTTGAAAAACCGGATTCCGGCGAAATCATTATTAATGGTAAAGATTTCACGAAATTAAATACTAAACAATTAGCCAAAGAAAGAAAAAAGATTGGAATGATTTTCCAGCATTTTAACCTTCTTTCTTCAAGAACGGTTTTTGAAAATATAGCGCTTCCACTGGAATTAGATAATACCAATAAAAGTGAAATCAACAAAAAAGTTAATGAATTACTGAAAATTGTAGGACTGGAAGAAAAGGCCAATGATTATCCGAGAAGCCTTTCGGGAGGGCAAAAACAAAGAGTTGCGATTGCAAGAGCTCTGGCAAATGACCCTTATCTCCTACTCTGTGACGAAGCGACAAGTGCGCTTGATCCCGCCACCACACAATCAATTTTACAATTACTGAGGGATATCAACCAAAAGCTGGGCATTACAATTTTGCTTATTACCCATGAAATGGAAGTTATCAAATCCATTTGTAATCACGTCGCTGTGATCGATAAAGGAAAGCTTTTAATTAAAGGAACTTTAAGTGATATTATTTCAAATAAAGACCACCCAATCATCAAACAATTTTTAAACTCACGTGTTATGACTATACCGCAGGAACTGAATAAAAAACTACAAAAAGAACCACAAGACGGATTATTTCCACTTATCGAAGTTGAACTTAATGAAAATTTATCTGTTGAAGACTTACTTTCCATAGTTTATGATAAATATAAAATTCCTTACAAGATTTTGAAAGCAGATGTAGAATATCTTGGAGAAGCCAATTTCGGAAAACTGCTGCTGCAGCTTCAGGGTGAAGATGAAGAAAATCAGCAGGCCATTTATTATTTTAATCAGAATAAAATTCAAAATACGGTAAGAGGATATGCTTAG
- a CDS encoding phage holin family protein, which translates to MNLIIRLLVTAIVAYLLTKILPGVHFEGFSGAIIFAIVLALLNLIVKPVLSLFGLPLTIITLGLFALVINALIILIADYFIDSMVVDGFWWALIFSILLSIITSLANSMFSDKD; encoded by the coding sequence ATGAACTTAATTATTCGGCTACTCGTAACCGCAATTGTTGCGTATCTTTTAACGAAAATTTTACCGGGTGTACATTTTGAAGGTTTTTCAGGAGCCATTATTTTTGCTATTGTTTTAGCACTTTTAAACCTGATTGTTAAGCCTGTTCTAAGCCTTTTTGGATTACCGTTAACCATTATCACGTTAGGATTATTCGCTTTGGTAATCAATGCGTTAATTATTCTGATTGCAGATTATTTCATCGACAGTATGGTGGTAGACGGCTTCTGGTGGGCGCTGATTTTCAGTATCTTACTGTCAATTATTACATCTCTCGCCAATTCGATGTTCTCGGATAAAGATTGA
- a CDS encoding type IA DNA topoisomerase — protein MKLCIAEKPSVARDIAKVLGATTPKQGYMEGNGYCVTWTFGHLCTLKEPHDYGPQYKSWNLFLLPIIPANFGIKLIPNKGVENQFKVIERLVGECDEVINCGDAGQEGELIQRWVLQKAKCNKPIQRLWISSLTEEAIKEGFANLKPAEDYKNLYLAGNARAIGDWLLGINATRLFTKKFGGNKAVLSIGRVQTPTLAMLVQRQKEIDAFTVEEYWELKTKYRDVIFNAAIDRLKTLDRAEKGLEYLKENLFEIVSFEIKEGKEKNPRLFDLTGLQVEANKKYGYSAENTLNYIQSLYEKKHVTYPRVDTTYLSESLYPKIGGILRKMTFYQELVAPLLQAPIPKSKAVFDDTKVTDHHAIIPTEVPPSQNLSREEKLIYDLIAKRFISVFYPECKISNTLVEAKVGTIPFKTSGRQILEPGWRAVYAKEPKEEPTDKEKDKEEEQTIPEFKVGETGPHDPMIHQGKTSAPKPYTEATLLRAMETAGKQVEDDELRELLKNNGIGRPSTRANIIETLFKRKYIEKKRKNLIATQTGIQLIDTIEDELLKSPELTGEWESKLRKIEKGEYEANQFKEELIQMVTELTKKVVDGKGKVITLQEEEKVVEKKKREPAVKKELQSWKETQCPKCKKHNLMKGKTAVGCSDFKNCGFKVGFEIFGKKISDKQLMDLVLKGKTSKLKGFNAHPDGLTEGIVSLDESFTLVLN, from the coding sequence ATGAAACTTTGTATTGCCGAAAAACCCAGTGTTGCCAGAGATATCGCCAAAGTTTTGGGTGCTACCACGCCGAAACAGGGCTATATGGAAGGAAACGGCTATTGTGTGACATGGACTTTCGGACATCTCTGCACTCTCAAAGAACCTCATGATTACGGGCCTCAGTACAAATCCTGGAATCTGTTTTTACTGCCAATTATTCCCGCCAATTTCGGAATCAAATTAATTCCCAATAAAGGTGTTGAAAATCAATTTAAAGTCATCGAAAGATTGGTCGGAGAATGTGATGAGGTCATCAACTGCGGGGATGCTGGACAGGAGGGAGAACTCATTCAGAGATGGGTTTTACAAAAAGCAAAATGCAACAAACCGATTCAGCGATTGTGGATTTCGTCCCTTACCGAAGAGGCAATCAAAGAAGGTTTTGCGAATTTAAAACCCGCCGAAGACTATAAAAATCTATACCTCGCAGGAAATGCAAGAGCAATCGGGGATTGGCTGCTGGGAATCAATGCAACAAGACTTTTCACGAAAAAATTTGGAGGAAATAAAGCCGTTTTGTCTATCGGAAGGGTACAGACTCCAACTTTGGCGATGTTGGTTCAGCGTCAGAAAGAAATTGATGCTTTTACGGTTGAAGAATATTGGGAACTCAAAACAAAATACCGCGATGTAATTTTCAATGCGGCAATTGATCGTTTAAAAACGTTAGACCGTGCCGAAAAAGGCCTGGAATATTTAAAGGAAAACCTTTTTGAGATTGTTTCTTTTGAAATTAAAGAAGGAAAAGAGAAAAATCCGAGGCTTTTTGACCTGACCGGTCTTCAGGTAGAAGCCAACAAAAAATATGGTTATTCTGCGGAAAATACATTGAATTATATCCAAAGTCTTTACGAAAAAAAGCACGTGACTTATCCTCGTGTTGATACCACTTATTTATCGGAAAGTTTATATCCGAAAATAGGAGGAATCCTCAGGAAAATGACGTTTTATCAGGAGTTGGTTGCCCCTTTATTACAAGCACCGATTCCGAAGTCAAAAGCGGTTTTTGATGATACAAAAGTAACTGATCACCACGCGATTATTCCAACCGAAGTTCCACCTTCTCAAAATCTGAGCAGGGAAGAGAAATTGATCTATGATTTAATTGCAAAACGTTTTATTTCAGTCTTTTACCCCGAATGTAAAATTTCAAATACTTTGGTTGAAGCAAAAGTGGGAACTATTCCCTTCAAAACCAGCGGAAGACAGATTTTAGAACCTGGTTGGAGAGCCGTTTATGCCAAAGAACCAAAGGAAGAGCCGACCGATAAAGAAAAAGACAAGGAGGAAGAACAGACAATTCCGGAATTTAAGGTTGGCGAAACCGGACCGCACGATCCGATGATTCATCAGGGAAAAACTTCAGCCCCAAAACCTTACACGGAAGCTACACTTCTGAGGGCTATGGAAACTGCCGGAAAACAGGTGGAAGATGATGAGCTTCGGGAGTTATTAAAAAACAACGGAATCGGAAGGCCATCAACCCGCGCCAATATTATCGAAACTCTTTTCAAAAGAAAATATATTGAGAAGAAAAGGAAAAACCTGATCGCAACTCAAACCGGAATTCAATTAATTGACACCATTGAAGACGAACTGCTCAAAAGTCCGGAACTGACGGGTGAATGGGAATCTAAACTCCGTAAAATTGAAAAAGGCGAATATGAAGCCAATCAGTTTAAAGAAGAATTGATTCAAATGGTAACGGAGCTCACCAAAAAAGTTGTTGACGGTAAAGGAAAAGTGATCACATTGCAGGAAGAAGAAAAAGTGGTTGAAAAGAAAAAACGCGAGCCGGCCGTCAAAAAAGAACTTCAATCCTGGAAAGAAACGCAGTGCCCGAAATGCAAAAAACACAATTTAATGAAAGGAAAAACCGCTGTTGGATGTTCTGATTTTAAAAATTGTGGTTTTAAAGTTGGCTTCGAGATTTTCGGGAAAAAGATTTCGGATAAACAGTTGATGGACTTGGTTTTAAAAGGAAAAACTTCAAAATTAAAAGGCTTTAATGCACATCCTGACGGTTTGACGGAAGGGATTGTGTCTTTGGATGAGAGTTTTACTTTAGTTCTTAATTGA
- a CDS encoding PaaI family thioesterase — MTPEKKQLIIDSFNRSETLQFYKAELLQVEKDFISMKIPKMDLMTRKAGMFNGAMIASLVDVSSGYAAVSHYEEDCYVVTVELKVNYLRPAIGDALISKSYVVKGGAKISVIRTEIYTVDEKGESESHVATSLVTMMKIK; from the coding sequence ATGACCCCAGAAAAAAAACAACTCATAATCGACAGCTTCAACCGTTCCGAAACCTTACAATTCTACAAAGCGGAACTATTGCAGGTGGAAAAAGATTTCATCTCCATGAAAATTCCGAAAATGGATTTAATGACCAGAAAAGCCGGAATGTTCAATGGGGCTATGATCGCTTCTTTGGTCGATGTTTCTTCAGGGTATGCTGCTGTAAGTCATTATGAAGAAGACTGTTATGTGGTAACTGTTGAATTAAAAGTGAATTATTTAAGACCAGCCATCGGCGATGCATTGATTTCAAAATCTTATGTTGTGAAAGGCGGCGCAAAAATCAGCGTAATAAGAACGGAAATCTATACTGTCGACGAAAAAGGAGAATCGGAAAGTCATGTGGCCACATCGCTGGTGACCATGATGAAAATAAAATAG